A genomic window from Punica granatum isolate Tunisia-2019 chromosome 2, ASM765513v2, whole genome shotgun sequence includes:
- the LOC116198054 gene encoding protein EXORDIUM-like 3 — translation MRRGFSGRWGTTFSPVLLAPAVLSLLLFLFVGPSTAWRPWPRTRLNGSDPLFDGSKKYEGSSEFVHLRYHMGPVLTNNITVHTIWYGSWARAQKKIIRGFITSISAVGSKHPSVSGWWRTVQLYTDQTGANISRTVRLGEEKNDRFYSHGKALTRLSIQSVIKSAVTARTKPLPVNPKSGLYLLLTSEDVYVQDFCDNVCGFHYFTFPSIVGYTLPYAWVGNSAKLCPGVCAYPFSVPNYMPGFKPVKSPNGDIGVDGMISVIAHEIAELATNPLVNAWYAGPDPSFPVEIADLCEGIYGTGGGGSYTGQMLEGGDGATYNMNGIRRRFLVQWVWNHVVSYCTGPNALDQ, via the coding sequence ATGCGCCGGGGTTTCAGCGGCCGGTGGGGCACGACATTTTCTCCGGTGCTCCTCGCACCAGCAGTTCTCTCGCTGCTGCTGTTCCTCTTTGTGGGCCCTTCCACTGCATGGCGCCCCTGGCCCCGCACGAGGCTCAACGGCTCTGATCCCCTCTTCGACGGGTCCAAGAAGTACGAGGGCTCCTCCGAGTTCGTCCACCTCAGGTACCACATGGGCCCCGTCCTCACCAACAACATTACCGTCCACACCATCTGGTACGGATCCTGGGCTCGGGCTCAGAAGAAGATCATCCGCGGGTTCATCACCTCCATCTCCGCCGTCGGATCCAAGCACCCTTCCGTCTCCGGCTGGTGGCGGACCGTCCAGCTCTACACCGACCAGACTGGGGCCAACATCTCCCGTACGGTCCGGCTAGGGGAGGAGAAGAATGACCGGTTCTACTCCCACGGGAAGGCCCTCACCCGCCTCTCCATCCAGAGCGTCATCAAGAGCGCCGTAACGGCCCGCACCAAGCCCTTGCCGGTCAACCCAAAGAGCGGCCTCTACCTGCTCTTGACGTCCGAGGACGTGTACGTTCAGGACTTCTGCGACAACGTCTGCGGTTTCCACTACTTCACCTTCCCCTCCATTGTCGGGTACACGCTGCCGTACGCGTGGGTCGGCAACAGCGCGAAGCTGTGCCCGGGCGTGTGCGCCTACCCCTTCTCCGTCCCCAATTACATGCCGGGATTCAAGCCCGTGAAGTCGCCGAACGGAGACATCGGAGTGGACGGGATGATCAGCGTCATCGCCCACGAGATCGCCGAGCTGGCGACGAACCCGTTGGTAAACGCCTGGTACGCGGGGCCGGACCCGAGCTTCCCGGTCGAGATAGCGGACCTCTGCGAGGGGATCTACGGCACCGGAGGGGGCGGGTCCTACACGGGTCAGATGCTGGAGGGCGGAGATGGAGCCACGTACAACATGAACGGGATCAGGCGGCGGTTTCTGGTCCAGTGGGTGTGGAACCACGTTGTCAGTTACTGCACCGGCCCGAATGCGCTCGACCAGTAA